The Pyramidobacter piscolens W5455 genomic interval GATCTTCACGGTGTAGCGCCAGATCAGGAAACCGGTCAGGATCATGTACAGGCCGAAGCAGATGGCGCGGTACCACAAACCCGAAAACGGCGGCAGCCCCGCCAGTTCCTGGGCGATCAGCGTCGTGCTGGGCTGGAGCATTCCCGTGGCGAAGCCGACGGCCGTGCCGCCGGTCATGATGGCGACGGCCGTGATCGAGTCGAGCCCCAGCGCCAGGCAGATCATCACCAGCACCGGCGCGAACGCCACGAACTCGACCAGCCCGCGCGTGAGCATGATGAAGCAGAACAGCACGAACATCGACAGCACGAACATCGACTTGCGCTCGCGGTATTTCAGCGCCAGCGTGCCGATCGACGAGTGCATGGCTCCCGACTTGATCACCACGGCGAAGGCCGCGCCCGAGCACAGCAGCATGAACAGCAGATCGACGGCGCTCTTGGCTCCCTTGGCGATGTGCAGCGGAATCAGCAGCGGATTGACGGGACTTTTTTCCACCCAGTGGAACGACGCGGCGTCGACCACGGAGCGCGAACCGACTTTGACGCGATCGAACTCGCCGGCGGGGATGAGCCACGTCGCCAGGCAGGCGGCCACGACGACGGAGAAGATGATCACCAGCGTGTTCATCGCCTTTTTCGGCTTCGCGGGAGCCGCGGCCGCCTTCACTTCTTCGGACATAACGAAACCCTCCTCACAAATTCGCTTCCAACGATAAAACCCCAAAGGCCACGACGCTTGTATCTACGCGCGGGACTCAGCTTCGAGCTGCGCCTTGCGCGTTGCGAACTCTTTTTTGATCTCGTCCAGCAGACCGGGGACGGAAATCAGATCGGCCGCCGTGGCGGCCAGCACCTTGGCGCCGGTAACGATGGCGCCGTGGGCCGTCTCCGTCTTGCCGGCGTCGAGATACGCCTGCGAGTGCGAGGGCGAACCCTCGGGCACGAAAGCTACGCGGATGCACGAACCCGGCATGAGCTGCATGACGTTGCCGAGATCGGTCGAGCCGGTCTTCTGGCGCGGCGGGCGGATCACCGGCGCGTTCACGGCGCGCGCGTTTTCCATGATCACGTCGTTGAGCTTCAGCGCGGGGATTTTGTTGTCCACGTCCTTGCGGCGCTCGATTTCCACTTCCGTCTCCGTCATCATGGCCGCGCCGTGCAGCACCTTGAGGAAGCGCGCGATCACGCTCTCGAGATAGGCGCGGTTGTAGGACCTCACGTAAAACTGCGCTTTGGTGAAAGCCGGCACCGTGTTCGCGCCCGTGCCGCCGCCGTCCGTGACGTTGTAATGGATGCGCGTGTCTTCCTTGACGTGCTCGCGCAGGCATTCCACGCCGTGAAACGCCAGCGACATCGCGT includes:
- a CDS encoding M20/M25/M40 family metallo-hydrolase — protein: YRRGEGGPRIGLLCEYDALPALGHACGHQMQGPCILAAAAALKDSGLPGPFSVVVYGTPAEETEGGKILMLKNGDCFHDIDVALMMHGSGETTTDVKSMALTNFFVAYRGTAAHAAIKPELGRSSLDAMSLAFHGVECLREHVKEDTRIHYNVTDGGGTGANTVPAFTKAQFYVRSYNRAYLESVIARFLKVLHGAAMMTETEVEIERRKDVDNKIPALKLNDVIMENARAVNAPVIRPPRQKTGSTDLGNVMQLMPGSCIRVAFVPEGSPSHSQAYLDAGKTETAHGAIVTGAKVLAATAADLISVPGLLDEIKKEFATRKAQLEAESRA